CTATGTATTTCGATTGCTGGCACCTGCTATTGTAATTGTTGCTTTATCTGTACAAACATTTGTTTATGGATGGATTTTAATTATTATTTTACCTCTGGCGCTTTTGCTGGGTCAGTCCCGCTACAAAACAGGAGGAACTTTCATCAGTGATAAGCAGCTGACATTACGTTTTCGCAATATAAACCGATATCATGTGCTTATGATGAAAAATCATATCCAATCACTGGAACTTAGTTCCAACGTTTTTCAGCGTATCAGGAACCTAAATACGGTTAAAGCTTCTGTCCTGTCCTCTCCTTCAGGGAAGGATTTCAAAGTAGTTGATATTGATAATGAGGAAAGTAATAAATTATGGGACTGGTTTTCCAGAGATTAAATCCTCCAGATCAGTCCTTTATATCTCAAAGATAATCTCTAAGATTGATTCTGAAATATGATTGTTTATTCAGAACATATTCATTGTTCCTCTGCCTCCTTTTTTTCCGCCTTATCCCGGATCTCTTTTAGAGTTGCTCTCAGTCTGGCTCTTTCCATTGGCAATGATTCTTCATGTAACTCGATATAGAGAGCCTTCAGCAGACAATAGAGCATCAGGACCATTATGATCATGAATGGAAATCCTCCAATGATCGAAGCGGTTCGCAGCGCTTCCAGTCCACCGGCAAGAAGTAGAACCGCAGCAAAGGCGCCTTCAAGACTACCCCATATTATCCTGAGTATAAGTGGTGGATTTGGATTTCCTTTGGATGTAAGCATACCGATCACATAAGTTCCCGAGTCTGAAGATGTTATGAAGAAGATAGCAACTGAAATCATGGCCACTGCAATGAGTACGCTAGAATATGGAAAATGGCTGAGCGCACTGAAGAATCCTAATGCAGAATCAATTTCTACCAGTTCAGCAATACCAGCTGCTCCGAAATGCTCAATATAAAGTGCGGAACCTCCAAAGACACTGAACCAGACCATACCAACAGCAGTAGGTGCAAGCATCACGCCTACAACAAAACTTCTAATTGTCCGGCCCCGGGAAACACGGGCTATAAATGAACCAACAAAGGGCGCCCAGGAAATCCACCATGCCCAGTAGAATATTGTCCATGCTGCACTCCATCCATCAGCACCCTCTGCAGCAGGGTCAATCCAGAAAGACATCTGCAAAAGGTTTTGCAGATAACCCCCTACAGAATGGGTGAATATGTCCAGAATAAACAGTGTAGGACCAACAATGAATATCAGGACTAAAAGAAGAGCAGCAATTGTAAGGTTGAGCTGACTTAGCCACTTGATACCCCGGTCTATTCCGGTTGAGGTAGATATGACCGCCAGAATAGTAACAACAACTATTATCAAAACCCATAGATCTGGTGTACTTACAAAACCAAATAATTCTTCAAGTCCAGCTCCTATCTGCATGACTCCCAGACCAAGGGTTGTAGCTATTCCAAAGAGGGTTGCAAGAACACCAATGGTATTTACAAGTACACCCCAACCACCTTCAATACCTTTCCGTCCAAGGATAGGTTCCAGTGTGGAACTCAGTAGCATTGGTAATCCTTTTCTGTATGAAAAATATGCAAGGGAGCCGGCAACCACTGAGTAAATAGCCCATGGATGGAATCCCCAGTGGAAAAATGAATACCTCATAGCTATGTGAACTGATTCTGCAGTATTTGCCTCCCCGTGGGGTGGCCACATGTAGTGCCAGATTGGTTCAGAGACACCCCAGAATAATAGACCTATACCCATACCGCAGCTGAAAAGCATGGCAAACCATGCCATGTTGGAATAAGCCGGTTTTTCATAATCTCCACCAAGCTTGATTTCACCCAGCGGACTTAACATCAGATATACAATCAAAACAAGAAAAATACTTCCTCCAAGTATGAATGACCAGCCGAGACTGTCTACCATCCATGTAAAAGTTAAATCCATATATTCTCCGAAAGGTTCTGGAAACAGAACACCAACTAGAACAAAGCTGCCTGCTAGAAATAAAGAGATCAGGAATGTAGGTGTTTTTGCAGCTTCAGAGAATGAGGTAAGCCCTTTTTGTTCATCTTTCAAAGTTAAAACCTCCTGTAAATAAAATATCCAAATATTTGCTCATAAAAGTACCAGATGCAAAAATTAGAAACAAAATATCCTTTTGTTAAGATCCTTAAAGGGAATACTACCCACCAGACTAAAGGCAGATGAAAATTTTGTTTCTGTCAACAGTAAAAACCTTTTATACATTGAGACATTCTGGAAGCTGATTATCTGGGAATTAACTACTTTATGCCTGAATATGGTTTTCTTATCCTTAGAAGATCATTTTTTTAATGCAACTTATAATTTTTCATTATCAATAACAGATTTAATTTTTTATAATTTACTGACATAATTGACATAACCTATTGTAGAATAAACGCAATGGATATATTCATTGGTATAGTTATAGATTCACCAATTATTTTATATATTTATAATTACCATCAGTAATATACATGCAACTTCCCACACCTGAAACTATCAAGAAAAAAAGAACTGAACTTCTAATGACTCAAAATGAGCTTGCTAAAAGGGCTGGTGTAAGTCAACCACTGATTGCAAGAATCGAAGCTGGAGACGTTGATCCCAGATTATCAACCCTGAGAAAAATATTTGATGCTCTTGAAGAGGTTGAAAATGAAAATATACTGGTAAAAGATGTCATGCATTATCCGGTTATTCATATATCTCCGGAGGATACTGTAGATCGGGCTGTTCATTTGATGGAAGAATATGGTTTTTCTCAGATTCCTATAATTTCTAACGGGGTTCCCATTGGAAGTATATCTGAAGATATGATCGTAAAATCTATGGCCGATAAGAAAAGTTCGGCAATTTCAAAGATGAAATCAATTGACCTTATGGAAGGTTCTTTTCCGACTGTATCTCCGGATAATGACATTTCAATCGTGTCTCCTATACTTGAAAGGAGTCATGCAGTACTGGTTATGGAAAAAGGAACTGTTGTGGGCGTTATAACCAAGCACGATGTCATGAAATTATTGCATTCCTGATCAAGATTGAAATGATTAGCTAAAATTATATAATAGATCCTCATTAAGAATGAATGCCTAATCATTATTTGAAAAATCTACTATTCAAGCAAATGTCTAATTTAAATTTTTTCTAAACAGAAGGTGAACCCAATATGGATCTGGAAGATAAATTGCTTATGATGCCCGGGCCTGTTCCGGTAGCACCACGTATTCTTAGAGCTATGTCAAAGCCAATGATAAATCATAGAAGTATGGAATTTTCAAAGATTTATGATGACTGCCGGAAAAGTCTGAAAAAGATATTCAATACCAATAACGACATCTTTGTTATAAGTGGTTCTGGCACAGCTGCTATGGAAGCTGCAATAGGTTGTACTTTAGGGAAAAACGATTCAATTGTTGCAGTAGAAAATGGTAAATTTGGTGAAAGGTTTAAGATCATAGCTTCAAGATATGGAAAGGTCATTCCTGCAGAGTTTGAGTGGGGGGAATCTATAGACCTTGATCTGGTTGAAGATAAGTTATCAGAAGGCGCAAAAGCAATTGCAATGGTGCACAATGAAACATCCACCGGTATCTTAAATCCTGCAGAGGATATCGGCAAACTTGCAAAAAAATATGATGCTCTGTTTATAATGGATGGTGTTACATCCATTGGTGGAGATGAGGTTATGGTTGATAAGTGGGGTGTTGATATTGCTGTTGTGGGGTCTCAAAAATGTATTGGTGCTCCACCTGGTCTTTCGATGATATCTGTAAGCGAAAAAGCATTTGATCTTATGGAAGGTGTAGATTCAGTACCATATTATTCGGACCTTAAAGCCTATAAGAAAAGTGCAGATAAAGAACTAACTCAGACTCCATATACTCCTGCTATACCGCTGTTTTACGGACTTCAGGAATCCCTTAATATAATAATGGAGGAGGGAATGGATGCAAGAATCAATAGACACAGGACATTTGCCATGGCTGTTAGGAAGGCAATGGAATCAATGGACATTGAAATGTTTCCGTCATTAAACGAATACAGCGGATATTCAAATACTGTTTCGGCCATGAAGGCACCTGAATCCATCAATGGGAATGATCTGAAAAGAGAAATGCTTGAGAGAGGTATAATTATAGCTGGTGGACAGGCACACCTTAGCGGTAAGATTTTCAGGATAGGAAATATGGGTAATATAAATGCAAACAGCCTGCTAACAACTCTGCAGTCACTTGAAACTGTTCTTCATAAGCATGGTCATATAACGGATTTTGGTGCAGGAATAGAAGCTGCTTCTGATGTTTTGGATAAAGTTTTATAACAGAAATTATTCAATTATAGATATATATGAAAACTATAGGGGTTGTTGATACTACATTTGCACGTTTTAACATGGGTAGTGCAGTAGTCGATGAGATTAAACAACACGTATCAGCAAGAATTAAACGTGTGACTGTACCTGGAATAAAGGATCTTCCGGTTGCCAGTAAGAAATTGATCGAAGAGGAGGACTGTGATCTTGTGATTGCACTGGGAATGCCGGGTTCAAAGGATATTGATAAGGTATGTGCCCATGAAGCTTCCACCGGTTTGATCCAGGCCCAGCTTATGACCAACAGGCACATAATAGAAGTATTTGTTCATGAAAATGAAGCAGGTAGCGACAAAGAACTTGCATATCTGATGGAAAAACGCTCACGTGAACATGCATTAAATGCTGTCAAGCTGCTGTTTAAGCCTGAAGAACTGGTCAAACAGGCTGGAACTGGGCAACGTCAGGGCTTTGAGGATGTAGGTTCAATTGGAATGTAAAAACTTATTTAGTTGACCAATAAATAGCGAAATTTGGAGATAGTTTATGTCAATAAAACTGGGATTTGTTGTAGCTGAATTTAATAGAGACCTTACATATCAGATGGAATTACTTGGAAAGGAGCATGCAAAATTTTTGGGAGCTGAGGTAGTAGATACCATTCTTGTACCAGGAGTATATGACATGCCTCTTGCAATCAAGAATCTATGTAAGAGAAATGATATTGATGCGGTAGTAACAATGGGAATGGTTATAGAAGGTGTTACTGAGCATGATGAAATCGTAGTGCAGCACGCTTCCAGAAAAATCATTGACCTGTCATTGGAATTCGATAAACCGGTTACTCTGGGGATTGCAGGGCCTGGAATGACCCGTATGGAAGCTCATCAGAGAGTGGATTATGCCAAGAGGGCTGTGGAAGCGGCTGTTAAGCTTGTACAGAGACTATAATTATATATATTATCACGCATTTTGAGGTTTTGATGGCATCTACAAGGCTTAAGCGAATGGAAGAATCGGCAACAATTCGAATAGCAAACATTGCAAACAGATTAAATAAACAGGGGGCAGATGTAATAAGTTTTAGTCTGGGGGAGCCTGATTTTGATACCCCAAAGCATATTTGTGATGCTGCATCAAAAGCCATGTTTGATGGAGCAACCCATTATGCACCTTCAATGGGAATTCCGGAACTTAGAAAAACAATTGCAGAAAAGCTTTGTACTGAAAACAGGCTTGATGTAACTGAAGACAATATCCTGGTAACACCAGGAGCAAAACAGGCCATTTTTGAGATAATGATGTCGGTTCTTGATGATAATGATGAAGCGATTCTGTTTGATCCAGCGTGGGTCTCCTATGATCCATGTGTCAAGTTTGCAGGTGCAAACAGCGTATGGGTTCCAACAGATCCCGATAATGGATTTATGCCTGAAGATGTATCTGAATACATAACACCAAAGACCCGCATCATAGTTGTAAATAGTCCATGTAATCCTACAGGCGGGGTATATGATAGGGATGTGCTTAAGCAGATTGCAGATGTAGCTATAGACAATGACCTGTTTGTCCTCTCTGATGAGATATATGAAAAGATAATTTATGAAAGAGAACATGTAAGTATCGGATCGATGGATGGCATGGAGGAGAGAACCATTACTGTAAATGGCTTTTCAAAAGCTTATGCAATGACTGGTTGGAGGCTTGGGTATGCATGTGCCCCTCCTGAGATCCTTAAAGGCCTGTTAAAAATTCATTCGCATTCTGTAAGCAGTGCTACAACATTTGCCCAGTATGGTGGAGTAGCAGCACTTACAGGTGATCAGGAACCTGTAAGTGAAATGGTCCGGGAATTCAGGACAAGACGTGATATTCTGTTAGATGGGTTGAATTCGCTGGGAATCAGATGCAAAAAGCCTGACGGTGCATTTTACGCATTTGCTGATGTAAGCGATTACGGCACCGGTGATGAGGTTGCAGAAGAGATGTTGTCAAAAGCGCATGTGGCAGTTACGCCAGGATCTGCTTTTGGAGAAAGTGGAAAAGATTTTATCCGTATATCTTATGCAACATCTCAGTCAAGGATACATGAAGCTCTAGAAAGAATTGAAAGCATTCTTTAAAGTTCTTGATTTATTTCTATACTTACAAATCTTTTTTTATTATCCTTCATCATTTGTCAGTTGAATAACGGTCAATGATTTCTTTAATAATCTTACCACTGCTGCAAATATCACATTCCCGGAATTTAGAAACACGAACAACCTTTATATCAAACCCTTTTTCCTTCAGTGTTTTTTCAAGTTCCTGCTGGTCAAAATGCTGATCATGTCCCAATGCAATGATGTCTGGATTAATTTTTCTTAGTGGTTCAAATATATCATGCTTACTTCCTGCAATTGCTCTGTCAACAACTTTTAGTTCATTTACCATCATTACGCGCTGTTTTGTAGGTATTATAGGTCTGGGCTTATGTTTGATCATGGATTCCCATGCAACAATTACGAATAGTTCATCTCCCAGCTTTTTTGCTTCAGTAAGATAGTGCACATGTCCCGGATGTAAAATATCAAATGTACCTGTTGCAAGCACCCTTGTCAAAAAAATCACCGTTTGGAAGATAGTCAATGTATTTGGATTAATAGATTTTACAGGATTTACTGCTATAGGTTATAAAGATAAATAAATTTATTGACATAACCAAAATTATAGAAACAAGTATTGTAAAAACGGCGTTATCTTTTTATCAATATCCGGTCTAATTATTAATAAGAAAACATTTTTATTAAGCCATATTTACCGATGCAAGGGTCAGATGTTGAATTTTGGGGATACTGAACTATGAATATTAAAATCAGGGATTTTTGTGAATTACTGTTTGGAGACCTGCAGAATGGTATATGGGTGGTTGATAAAAATGGATCTGTTGTTTTTGCTAATAGCTCGATGAAAAGATTTCTTGGTATTGAAGATAATAATAGATCTATGGGAATTTTTGATAAATATTTATCTCAACAGTCTTTAAATGGAGTTGTATATTATGATAGACTGGCAGTAAAGGTAAAGACACTGCTTCAGGTAATTCCATTTGAAAATATGACAATGGAGACCACCTCTGGAAACCATCTATATGGCAGTGGTATGTTGATACCCTATCTTGATGAAAATAGCAATTATAGTGGATTTTTTGGCGTTCTTGAAAACATCAAGAGCTGTCAGAATGAAAAGGAATTTTTTGGCTCAAAAAAAAGTTCGGAGAAAAAACTGCAATCCGTTTATAGGAACAGTCCTGTAGTAGCTTTTCTCTGGAGTGCTGAAAAGGACTGGCCTGTAAAGTATGTTTCTGAGAACATATCCCAGTTTGGATACATTGCTGAAGAGTTAATGTCTGGAAATCTCAAGTATGGTGATCTAATTCATCCGGAAGATATTGATAAGGTCAGGAATGAAGTAGCAAGATATGAATCTGAAGGAAAAACGTTCTTTTCTCAGGAATATAGAATATTAACCAAAAAGGGAAAAGTAAGATGGGTTATTGAAAGATCTCTGATAGAACGTAATGAAGATGGAATACCGATTCATTTTCAGGGTATAATAATTGATATAACTGAACGCAAGAAAGCAGAAAAGGCACTTGAAGAATCTGAAAAAAAATTCAGGGCTCTTTTTGAAAATGCAAATGATGCTATTCTATTACATGATCTTGATGGCAATTTTCTGGAAGTGAACAAAGTAGCCTGCAGTAAACTTGGATATGCAAGAGATGAATTATTGAAAATGAATATTAAAGATTTCATTTCTCCAGAATGTACTCTTACTGCTTATGAAATGATTAAAAAAGCAAAAGATGATAAACATTCGGTATTTGAAGTTGTTCATGTGCGTAAGGATAACTCTACTTTCCCTGCAGAATTGAGTACCAGCCATTTCAGGTATCATGGAAAATCTGTAATTCTTTCAATATGCAGAGACATCTCAGAAAGAAAGCAGGCAGAGAAGAAACTGAAAAAGTATGCTGATGAGCTTGAGCGCTCAAATGAGCTAAAAGATCTGTTTACAGATATTCTTCGACATGATCTTCTAAACCCTGCAGGAATAATCGACGGTTTTACAGAAACGGTTCTGGAAATGGAAAATAATGAAACAAAGATCGAGATTCTGCAGAAAATAAGGAACAACAATAAAAAAATCATTCATATGATAGAAAGTGCTTCAGAGTTTGCACGTCTGGAAACCATGGATGATATTGAATTTAAAAAGATTGATATCTGCAGTTTAATTGACGATGTAATTGAGAATTTTGAGCAAGATATTTCTCAAAAGAATATGGATGTTGAATTTATTTCCACTCAGAAATGTTATGCTTTGGCTAATGAGGTCATTGAAGATGTATTCTCGAATCTGTTGTCCAACGCCATCAAATATAGCCCTGAAGGTAGTAAGATATTGATTGAAATAGCTGATAAAGACGATTACTGGAAAGTTCAGGTGATAGATGAAGGAGTGGGTATTCCCGATGAACATAAATTGCATATATTTGATCGGTTCAAAAGAGCTGCTAAAGGTGGAGTGAAAGGAACGGGATTGGGGCTTGCTATAGTAAAAAGAATTGTTGAACTTCATAAAGGAGAGTATGGGGTTGAGGATAATCCGAAGGGGAAAGGAAGTAAATTCTGGATAACCCTAAAAAAGTATACCTGATCTGCCTGAATATTCATAATTGTTTATAAGAATGGATATGTTACTAAAAAATCTCATGGACATTAATCATGAAAAAATCAAGCAACAAGGGAAATGGAAATATTGAGAATTTATCTGACAGGATATTAGATCATATTTTGACGGGAATATGGGCTGTTGATGAAAACGATTTGATTGTTTACTTCAACCATGCTATGGAAAAAATTTCTGGAATATCAAAAGAAGAAATCATTGGTTCAAAGATCATGAACTATATTGATGAAAATGTACTCCAGGATGAAGGTCATTTCAGAGAAATGTTCCTTAGAGCAAAATATTCGAGGGAAATAACTAGATACCGGGCAATTCCAATGACCACTCCTGCCGGCAATCTGATCTACCAGAGTGGAGTACTTATTCCTCTCATTGGAGATACCGGTAACTATACGGGAATGATAGGAACAGTTGAAGATGTTACCGGACAGGACCTTGAAGAACAAATCACAAAAGTTAAACCGGAAACTGAAAAAACACTGGAATCTATCTATAGAAATAGTCCTGTAGTAGCTTTTCTCTGGAGTGCTGAAAAGGATTGGCCGGTAAAATACGTTTCTGAAAACATTTCCCAGTTTGGATACAGGCCAGATGAATTCACATCAGGAAAACTACTATATGGAGATATAATTCATCCAGAAGATGTAAAAAAAGTCCGGTCAGATATTTCAAGAATAGAAATTGAGGACCAGATGTATTTTACAAAGGAATATCGGATACTTACCAAACAATCTGATATACGCTGGGTTACTGAAAGATCAATGCTTGTCAGAAATCGGCATGGTGAACCTGTATATTATCAGGGGATAATTATTGATATTACCGAAAGAAAACTGGCTGAAGAGGCTCTTAAAGATTCCGAAAAAAAATATCGATTGATCTTTGAAAATTCACCACTGGGTATCTTTCATTTTGATTCAAATGGAGTTGTAACACACTGCAATGAAAAACTTGCTGATATTCTGGGAATATCAAAAGACGAAATCATTGGGTTTGATATGATTCGATCCCTTAAGGACGAGAGCATGAGGAAAGCTTTTGAAGCTGTATTTTCCAGAAAGCCTGGACATTATGAAGGATATTATCAGGCTGTTACGGGAAGTAAATATACACCAATAAAGGCTGATTTCAGCCCAAATATTGCAGAAGACGGTTCTCTTCTTGGCGGAGTTGGAATTATTGGAGATATCAGTGAAAGAAAAAAGGCAGAGGATGCACTCAGGGCATCAGAGCAAAAATACTCGAGCCTGGTGGAGAAAAGCAATGATGGAATTGTAATTCTTCAGGACTATATACTAAAATTTGCAAATAACAAGATGGCTGAAATACTGGGATATTCTAAAGAAGAAATCACAGGCAAATCCATGTCATCGTTTATACCTGAAAAATACAGGGATATGGTTCTGGAAAGATATGAAAAAAGGATAAAAAAAGATCCAAATATTCCTAATAAGTATGAAATAGAACTTATTTCTAAAAGTGGAGAATATGTCCCTGTTGAGATCAATGCATCATTTATTGAGCATGAGGATAGGCCTGCAGATATGGCGATTATACGGGACATTACAGAAAGAAAAAAGGCTGAAGAGGAGCTGAAAAAATATACCGAAGAACTAGCAAGGGCAAATGAAGAACTCAAATCGCTTGACAAAATGAAAGATGAGTTCTTATCCAATGTCAGCCATGAACTAAAGACACCACTGGTTTCCATCAAAGGATATGCAGAAATTCTGTATGAAGAAACGGTTGGTACTCTTAACAATGGACAGAAAAATTCTCTAGCCAAGATTGTACGTAATTCTGAAAGACTTATGAGAATGGTCAATTCTCTGTTATTTATCAGTGCTGCAGAAGGGGAGGGAGTGGAGTATAAATCTGAAAAGGTAAATATTCAGATCCTCATTGATGAGGTTATAGAAGATATCTCATTGCAGGCAAAGTCCAAGAATATGAAGATCGAAAAGAAAGTATCTTCAGATCTTCCGCCTGTTTTTGGAGATAAAGAAAAACTGGCAGATATGCTCATCAATATACTGGATAATTCTCTAAAATTTACTCCTGAGGAAGGAAAGATTTCAATTTCTGCTTCAGAAGATAAAGGTAG
Above is a genomic segment from Methanosalsum zhilinae DSM 4017 containing:
- a CDS encoding BCCT family transporter encodes the protein MKDEQKGLTSFSEAAKTPTFLISLFLAGSFVLVGVLFPEPFGEYMDLTFTWMVDSLGWSFILGGSIFLVLIVYLMLSPLGEIKLGGDYEKPAYSNMAWFAMLFSCGMGIGLLFWGVSEPIWHYMWPPHGEANTAESVHIAMRYSFFHWGFHPWAIYSVVAGSLAYFSYRKGLPMLLSSTLEPILGRKGIEGGWGVLVNTIGVLATLFGIATTLGLGVMQIGAGLEELFGFVSTPDLWVLIIVVVTILAVISTSTGIDRGIKWLSQLNLTIAALLLVLIFIVGPTLFILDIFTHSVGGYLQNLLQMSFWIDPAAEGADGWSAAWTIFYWAWWISWAPFVGSFIARVSRGRTIRSFVVGVMLAPTAVGMVWFSVFGGSALYIEHFGAAGIAELVEIDSALGFFSALSHFPYSSVLIAVAMISVAIFFITSSDSGTYVIGMLTSKGNPNPPLILRIIWGSLEGAFAAVLLLAGGLEALRTASIIGGFPFMIIMVLMLYCLLKALYIELHEESLPMERARLRATLKEIRDKAEKKEAEEQ
- a CDS encoding CBS domain-containing protein, which codes for MQLPTPETIKKKRTELLMTQNELAKRAGVSQPLIARIEAGDVDPRLSTLRKIFDALEEVENENILVKDVMHYPVIHISPEDTVDRAVHLMEEYGFSQIPIISNGVPIGSISEDMIVKSMADKKSSAISKMKSIDLMEGSFPTVSPDNDISIVSPILERSHAVLVMEKGTVVGVITKHDVMKLLHS
- a CDS encoding pyridoxal-phosphate-dependent aminotransferase family protein: MDLEDKLLMMPGPVPVAPRILRAMSKPMINHRSMEFSKIYDDCRKSLKKIFNTNNDIFVISGSGTAAMEAAIGCTLGKNDSIVAVENGKFGERFKIIASRYGKVIPAEFEWGESIDLDLVEDKLSEGAKAIAMVHNETSTGILNPAEDIGKLAKKYDALFIMDGVTSIGGDEVMVDKWGVDIAVVGSQKCIGAPPGLSMISVSEKAFDLMEGVDSVPYYSDLKAYKKSADKELTQTPYTPAIPLFYGLQESLNIIMEEGMDARINRHRTFAMAVRKAMESMDIEMFPSLNEYSGYSNTVSAMKAPESINGNDLKREMLERGIIIAGGQAHLSGKIFRIGNMGNINANSLLTTLQSLETVLHKHGHITDFGAGIEAASDVLDKVL
- the ribC gene encoding riboflavin synthase, giving the protein MKTIGVVDTTFARFNMGSAVVDEIKQHVSARIKRVTVPGIKDLPVASKKLIEEEDCDLVIALGMPGSKDIDKVCAHEASTGLIQAQLMTNRHIIEVFVHENEAGSDKELAYLMEKRSREHALNAVKLLFKPEELVKQAGTGQRQGFEDVGSIGM
- the ribH gene encoding 6,7-dimethyl-8-ribityllumazine synthase, yielding MSIKLGFVVAEFNRDLTYQMELLGKEHAKFLGAEVVDTILVPGVYDMPLAIKNLCKRNDIDAVVTMGMVIEGVTEHDEIVVQHASRKIIDLSLEFDKPVTLGIAGPGMTRMEAHQRVDYAKRAVEAAVKLVQRL
- a CDS encoding pyridoxal phosphate-dependent aminotransferase — its product is MASTRLKRMEESATIRIANIANRLNKQGADVISFSLGEPDFDTPKHICDAASKAMFDGATHYAPSMGIPELRKTIAEKLCTENRLDVTEDNILVTPGAKQAIFEIMMSVLDDNDEAILFDPAWVSYDPCVKFAGANSVWVPTDPDNGFMPEDVSEYITPKTRIIVVNSPCNPTGGVYDRDVLKQIADVAIDNDLFVLSDEIYEKIIYEREHVSIGSMDGMEERTITVNGFSKAYAMTGWRLGYACAPPEILKGLLKIHSHSVSSATTFAQYGGVAALTGDQEPVSEMVREFRTRRDILLDGLNSLGIRCKKPDGAFYAFADVSDYGTGDEVAEEMLSKAHVAVTPGSAFGESGKDFIRISYATSQSRIHEALERIESIL
- a CDS encoding adenylyltransferase/cytidyltransferase family protein; the encoded protein is MTRVLATGTFDILHPGHVHYLTEAKKLGDELFVIVAWESMIKHKPRPIIPTKQRVMMVNELKVVDRAIAGSKHDIFEPLRKINPDIIALGHDQHFDQQELEKTLKEKGFDIKVVRVSKFRECDICSSGKIIKEIIDRYSTDK
- a CDS encoding PAS domain S-box protein, translating into MNIKIRDFCELLFGDLQNGIWVVDKNGSVVFANSSMKRFLGIEDNNRSMGIFDKYLSQQSLNGVVYYDRLAVKVKTLLQVIPFENMTMETTSGNHLYGSGMLIPYLDENSNYSGFFGVLENIKSCQNEKEFFGSKKSSEKKLQSVYRNSPVVAFLWSAEKDWPVKYVSENISQFGYIAEELMSGNLKYGDLIHPEDIDKVRNEVARYESEGKTFFSQEYRILTKKGKVRWVIERSLIERNEDGIPIHFQGIIIDITERKKAEKALEESEKKFRALFENANDAILLHDLDGNFLEVNKVACSKLGYARDELLKMNIKDFISPECTLTAYEMIKKAKDDKHSVFEVVHVRKDNSTFPAELSTSHFRYHGKSVILSICRDISERKQAEKKLKKYADELERSNELKDLFTDILRHDLLNPAGIIDGFTETVLEMENNETKIEILQKIRNNNKKIIHMIESASEFARLETMDDIEFKKIDICSLIDDVIENFEQDISQKNMDVEFISTQKCYALANEVIEDVFSNLLSNAIKYSPEGSKILIEIADKDDYWKVQVIDEGVGIPDEHKLHIFDRFKRAAKGGVKGTGLGLAIVKRIVELHKGEYGVEDNPKGKGSKFWITLKKYT
- a CDS encoding PAS domain S-box protein encodes the protein MKKSSNKGNGNIENLSDRILDHILTGIWAVDENDLIVYFNHAMEKISGISKEEIIGSKIMNYIDENVLQDEGHFREMFLRAKYSREITRYRAIPMTTPAGNLIYQSGVLIPLIGDTGNYTGMIGTVEDVTGQDLEEQITKVKPETEKTLESIYRNSPVVAFLWSAEKDWPVKYVSENISQFGYRPDEFTSGKLLYGDIIHPEDVKKVRSDISRIEIEDQMYFTKEYRILTKQSDIRWVTERSMLVRNRHGEPVYYQGIIIDITERKLAEEALKDSEKKYRLIFENSPLGIFHFDSNGVVTHCNEKLADILGISKDEIIGFDMIRSLKDESMRKAFEAVFSRKPGHYEGYYQAVTGSKYTPIKADFSPNIAEDGSLLGGVGIIGDISERKKAEDALRASEQKYSSLVEKSNDGIVILQDYILKFANNKMAEILGYSKEEITGKSMSSFIPEKYRDMVLERYEKRIKKDPNIPNKYEIELISKSGEYVPVEINASFIEHEDRPADMAIIRDITERKKAEEELKKYTEELARANEELKSLDKMKDEFLSNVSHELKTPLVSIKGYAEILYEETVGTLNNGQKNSLAKIVRNSERLMRMVNSLLFISAAEGEGVEYKSEKVNIQILIDEVIEDISLQAKSKNMKIEKKVSSDLPPVFGDKEKLADMLINILDNSLKFTPEEGKISISASEDKGSLHIIISDSGIGIPDELIPYLFKKFYQVDASIRRKYGGTGLGLYICKNIVEAHGGKMWIESVEGVGTTVHVMLPGNSR